One window of the Hippocampus zosterae strain Florida chromosome 8, ASM2543408v3, whole genome shotgun sequence genome contains the following:
- the lhx4 gene encoding LIM/homeobox protein Lhx4 has protein sequence MMQSAAVLPTESPVKSLPDILGVPLQQIPQCAGCSQHIVDKFILKVLDRHWHSKCLKCADCHTPLADKCFSRAGSVYCKEDFFKRFGTKCASCQQGIPPTQVVRKAQDFVYHLHCFACIMCSRQLATGDEFYLMEDGRLVCKVDYETAKQNDDSEAGTKRPRTTITAKQLETLKSAYKNSPKPARHVREQLSSETGLDMRVVQVWFQNRRAKEKRLKKDAGRHRWTQFYKSVKRSRGGPKVEKESSADDAGLSDSELSFRDDQVLSDLGHGNGLYGSVGDMTSGAVLNGGFSVDAASQPYHDIRAGSPYGLPQSPSSIASLPGHTPLLNNLAFTMDALGAQGGPGGVGQALRAMAGGPTSDLSTGSSTGYPDFPTSPVSWLDEMDQSQF, from the exons ATGATGCAAAGTGCAGCGGTCCTTCCCACTGAGAGTCCCGTTAAGAGTTTACCGGACATCCTGGGAGTGCCACTGCAAC AGATCCCTCAGTGTGCGGGCTGCAGTCAGCACATCGTGGACAAGTTCATCCTGAAGGTCCTGGACCGGCACTGGCACTCCAAGTGCCTCAAGTGCGCCGACTGCCACACGCCGCTGGCCGACAAGTGCTTCTCCAGGGCCGGCAGCGTCTACTGCAAGGAGGATTTCTTCAA GCGCTTCGGAACAAAATGTGCATCGTGCCAACAGGGGATCCCTCCCACGCAGGTGGTGCGGAAGGCGCAGGACTTTGTGTACCACCTGCACTGCTTCGCCTGCATCATGTGCAGCAGGCAGCTGGCCACCGGGGATGAGTTCTACCTCATGGAAGACGGCAGGCTGGTGTGTAAGGTGGACTACGAGACGGCAAAACAGAACG ATGATTCCGAGGCGGGGACAAAGCGACCGAGGACCACCATCACGGCCAAGCAGCTGGAGACCCTCAAAAGTGCCTACAAAAACTCCCCCAAGCCGGCACGACACGTCAGGGAGCAGCTTTCCTCTGAGACGGGCCTCGACATGCGAGTCGTGCAG GTTTGGTTCCAGAACCGCAGAGCGAAGGAAAAGCGTCTCAAAAAAGATGCAGGCCGCCATCGATGGACTCAGTTTTACAAAAGTGTCAAACGTAGCCGAGGAGGGCCGAAGGTGGAGAAGGAGAGCTCGGCAGATGACGCAGGCCTCAGTGACAGCGAGCTAAGCTTCAGAG ACGACCAGGTGCTGTCAGACCTGGGCCACGGCAACGGGCTCTACGGGAGCGTGGGCGACATGACGAGCGGCGCCGTGCTGAACGGAGGCTTCTCGGTGGACGCGGCGAGCCAACCGTACCACGACATCCGCGCCGGAAGCCCCTACGGCCTCCCGCAGTCCCCTTCCTCCATCGCCTCCCTGCCCGGCCACACCCCCCTCCTCAACAACCTGGCCTTCACCATGGACGCTCTGGGGGCGCAGGGCGGGCCGGGCGGCGTGGGCCAAGCTCTGAGGGCCATGGCGGGCGGCCCGACCTCAGACCTGTCCACGGGTAGCAGTACGGGCTACCCCGACTTCCCCACCAGTCCCGTGTCCTGGCTGGATGAGATGGACCAGTCCCAGTTCTGA